Proteins from a genomic interval of Plasmodium reichenowi strain SY57 chromosome 11, whole genome shotgun sequence:
- a CDS encoding hypothetical protein (conserved Plasmodium protein, unknown function) → MRGLKKIGCFLFENSTLPTINTFIILDIILRILKIRGNKKRREKTKKNYKKKKLKRALLLTNKTLIDLFPPDFNFILNFLNNSLYRKDKDNHKDNDKDNDKDKDNDKDNGKDNDKDNDKDNDNNNDNNNENNNDNNNENIWTVNKIKNYKNLYRNFKDDKKYNIKNNNQNEQKNSLYINNNHICDDMYNQHIYNLKNDKQTNDTLDNFHITIEMLKDILNFIHIKYIDKENYLINLLYKLNQNKKYNIIVINISFLFIKDDKKIKIFLDYILSSTCYKNITKELTMKNKNKNNYDHKNEFLSNTNNIIYSNIEAEMCDRPFYKNILNIYFHYSYFINFFEYLNSVSHLSLTSHNIKKIKKKKKKKYNNNNNNYNNNYNNISQSSNKCNIISYHHHQKDDQRNNFVERKNKRSYFTYLLNQNHSANLHSTHRTYDKKKIKLEQEEKYEYNENNNNMNDHNQNISSYNNIFQSNNIPNNNALSNVISPHQNENNILSNQLKSHKQIDATQIPIEDESTKGCLSMHSIKLKKNKNKIRTNIYLFDMIPKSNIYKKMYIDIILMNFNHLYVISRNI, encoded by the coding sequence ATGAGGGGTTTGAAAAAAATCGGCTGTTTTTTGTTTGAAAATAGCACCCTGCCGACAATCAACACGTTCATAATTCTGGACATTATTTTAAGGATATTAAAAATTCGAgggaataaaaaaagaagagagaaaacaaaaaagaactataaaaaaaagaaattgaaaagggctttattattaacaaataaaacatTAATAGATTTATTTCCACCAGATTTTAATTTCATATTaaactttttaaataattctttatatagaaaagataaagataatcataaagataatgataaggataatgataaagataaagataatgataaagataatggtaaagataatgataaagataatgataaagataatgataataataatgataataataatgagaataataatgataataataatgagaATATTTGGACGgtgaataaaataaagaattataaaaatttatatagaaattttaaagatgataaaaaatataatataaaaaataataatcaaaatgaacaaaaaaattcattatacataaataataatcatatatgtgatgatatgtataatcaacatatttataatttaaaaaatgataaacAAACAAATGATACACTTGATAACTTTCATATAACTATTGAGATGTTAAaagatattttaaattttattcatataaaatatattgataaagaaaattatttaataaatttactatataaattaaatcaaaacaaaaaatataatattatagtaataaatataagtttcctttttattaaagatgataaaaaaattaaaatatttttagattatatattatcatctacttgttataaaaatatcacAAAAGAACTTACTatgaaaaacaaaaataaaaataattatgatcataaaaatgaatttttgtctaatactaataatattatatattctaatATCGAAGCTGAAATGTGTGATCGTccattttataaaaatattttaaatatttattttcactattcttattttattaatttctttGAATACCTCAACAGTGTGTCTCATCTTTCCTTAACAAgtcataatattaaaaaaataaagaaaaagaaaaaaaaaaaatataataataataataataattataataataattataataatatatccCAATCTTCtaataaatgtaatatcatttcttatcatcatcatcaaAAGGACGATCaaagaaataattttgtagaaaggaaaaataaaagaagtTATTTTACTTATTTGTTGAACCAAAATCATAGTGCTAATTTACACAGCACACACAGAacatatgataaaaaaaaaattaaattggaacaagaagaaaaatatgaatataatgaaaacaataataatatgaatgatcataatcaaaatattagttcttataataatatttttcaaagTAATAACATTCCTAATAATAATGCATTATCTAATGTTATATCACCACatcaaaatgaaaataacaTCTTATCAAATCAATTAAAATCACATAAACAAATAGATGCTACACAAATACCTATAGAAGATGAATCTACCAAGGGTTGCTTATCCATGCATTccataaaattaaaaaaaaataaaaataaaataagaacTAACATATACTTGTTTGATATGATTCCTAAATctaatatttataaaaaaatgtatatagatattatattaatgaatTTTAACCACTTGTATGTTATATCAAGGAACATATAA